In Buchnera aphidicola (Schlechtendalia peitan), one genomic interval encodes:
- a CDS encoding adenylosuccinate synthase, giving the protein MKENTVILGAQWGDEGKGKIIDFLTKNVDYVVRYQGGHNAGHTLVINGKKIVLHIIPSGILHNNITTIIANGVVLSPIHLINEINMLQKNNYDVRNRIIISESCHLIFNYHMFIDIAREKQRGKYSIGTTKCGIGPAYEDKIARRGLRVGDLQDWSFFTAQLKENVNYYNYQLKNFYQVDGVDYNKILNDIIRIKDILINMSYDVFSIFETAEKNNKTIIFEGAQGSLLDIDHGTYPYVTSSSSMSGGACTGSEIGIFNIKHVFGVIKSYSTRVGNGPFPTEIFGDLNTYFCTRGHEFGATTGRQRRVGWLDLVLLKRSIKINSISKLCLTKIDVLDNLKEIKMCIGYENNKYSSSYDRIPCCQRDWTTINPIYETLEGWNSNTFGITHFNNLPILAKKFIFRIEEILGVPIIIVSTGPNRSETIFRDV; this is encoded by the coding sequence ATAAAAGAAAATACTGTTATTTTAGGTGCTCAGTGGGGAGATGAAGGAAAAGGAAAAATCATAGATTTTTTAACTAAAAATGTAGACTATGTTGTTCGATATCAAGGAGGTCATAATGCTGGGCATACGTTAGTAATCAATGGTAAAAAAATAGTTTTACATATTATACCTTCTGGTATTTTACATAATAATATTACGACTATAATAGCCAATGGTGTTGTTTTATCTCCTATTCATTTAATTAATGAAATAAATATGTTACAAAAAAATAATTATGATGTTCGTAATCGCATAATTATATCAGAATCTTGTCATCTAATATTTAATTATCATATGTTTATAGATATAGCTAGAGAAAAACAACGTGGTAAATATTCTATTGGAACCACTAAATGTGGAATTGGTCCTGCATATGAAGATAAAATAGCTAGACGTGGATTAAGAGTGGGAGATTTACAGGATTGGTCGTTTTTTACTGCTCAATTAAAAGAAAATGTAAATTATTATAATTATCAACTCAAAAATTTTTATCAAGTAGATGGTGTAGATTATAATAAAATTTTAAACGATATTATTAGGATAAAAGATATTCTTATAAATATGTCTTATGATGTTTTTAGTATTTTTGAAACAGCTGAAAAGAATAATAAAACTATTATATTTGAAGGTGCTCAAGGAAGTTTATTGGATATTGATCATGGTACTTATCCATATGTTACTTCTTCAAGTAGTATGTCTGGTGGTGCGTGTACAGGTTCTGAAATAGGAATATTTAACATAAAGCATGTATTTGGAGTGATTAAATCATACTCTACTAGAGTAGGTAATGGTCCATTTCCTACGGAAATTTTTGGTGATTTAAATACCTATTTTTGTACTAGAGGACATGAGTTTGGTGCTACTACAGGTAGACAACGACGTGTTGGTTGGTTAGATTTAGTATTATTAAAACGATCAATAAAAATTAACTCTATATCTAAATTATGTCTAACAAAAATAGATGTTTTAGATAATTTAAAAGAAATCAAGATGTGTATAGGCTATGAAAATAATAAATACAGTTCTTCATATGATAGAATTCCGTGTTGCCAAAGAGATTGGACAACTATCAATCCTATATATGAAACCTTAGAAGGTTGGAATAGTAACACGTTTGGAATAACTCATTTTAATAATTTACCTATTTTAGCAAAAAAATTTATTTTTCGTATTGAAGAAATATTAGGTGTCCCTATTATTATAGTATCTACTGGGCCTAATAGAAGTGAGACAATTTTTCGAGATGTATGA
- the pgi gene encoding glucose-6-phosphate isomerase, whose protein sequence is MKNINPIDTNAWKNLKKHFYEIKDVHMRDLFLQDKNRFCKFSINFNNQILVDFSKNRIVSDTVEKLLMLAKEVDLTSAIKSMFSGEIINRTENRAVLHIALRNRSNTPIMYNNKDVMIDINKMLEKIKFFSDSVISGTWKGYTGKAITDIVNIGIGGSDLGPSMIVQALNAFRNHLNIHFVSNIDGSHISNVFKKIDPETTLFLIVSKTFTTLETITNANTAKTWMMKHFVTDNFLNKHFIAISENVENVINFGINIDNIFIFWDWVGGRYSLWSSVGLSISLSIGFDNFIALLNGAHAMDQHYFHTELDKNIPILLALIGIWYNNFFLSETEAILPYDQNLCHLPAFLQQTNMESNGKNIDRNGHRVCWQTGPIIWGESGTNGQHAFYQLLHQGTKLIPCDFIASIFPNDHNLINHHIQLLSNFFSQTQALAFGKFECFEQRKLCKILNKSENKFNIFPYKMFDGNKPSNSILLSKINPYNLGSLIALYEHKVFTQGVIFNVFTFDQWGVELGKNLAKNILESLNNNKKETKYDSSTNGLINFYKSLR, encoded by the coding sequence ATGAAAAATATTAATCCTATTGATACTAACGCATGGAAGAATTTAAAAAAACATTTTTATGAAATAAAAGATGTTCATATGCGAGATCTATTTTTGCAAGATAAGAACAGATTTTGTAAATTTTCAATAAATTTTAATAATCAAATATTAGTAGATTTTTCTAAAAATAGAATTGTAAGCGATACAGTTGAAAAACTATTGATGTTAGCTAAAGAAGTAGATTTAACTAGTGCTATTAAGTCTATGTTTAGTGGGGAAATAATTAATCGTACTGAAAATCGTGCAGTATTACATATTGCTTTAAGAAATAGGAGTAATACTCCTATTATGTATAATAATAAAGATGTTATGATTGATATAAACAAGATGCTTGAAAAAATAAAATTTTTTTCAGATTCAGTTATTAGTGGAACATGGAAAGGATATACAGGAAAAGCAATTACTGATATTGTAAATATTGGAATTGGAGGATCAGATTTAGGTCCTTCTATGATAGTTCAAGCTTTAAATGCTTTTAGAAATCATTTAAACATACATTTTGTTTCTAATATAGATGGTTCGCACATTTCTAATGTATTTAAAAAAATTGATCCAGAAACGACTTTATTTTTAATTGTTTCTAAAACGTTTACAACGTTAGAAACAATTACTAATGCTAATACTGCTAAAACATGGATGATGAAGCATTTTGTTACCGATAATTTTTTAAATAAGCATTTCATTGCAATATCTGAAAATGTTGAAAATGTTATTAATTTTGGTATTAATATAGATAATATATTTATTTTTTGGGATTGGGTAGGTGGTCGTTATTCTTTATGGTCTTCTGTGGGGTTATCTATATCTCTTTCTATTGGATTTGATAATTTTATTGCATTATTAAATGGTGCACATGCTATGGATCAGCATTATTTTCATACAGAATTAGATAAAAATATACCCATTTTATTAGCATTAATTGGTATTTGGTATAATAATTTTTTTTTATCAGAAACAGAAGCAATATTGCCATATGATCAAAATTTATGCCATCTTCCTGCTTTTCTTCAACAAACTAATATGGAGTCTAATGGCAAAAATATTGATAGAAATGGCCATCGTGTTTGTTGGCAAACTGGCCCAATTATTTGGGGAGAATCAGGTACTAATGGTCAACATGCATTTTATCAATTATTACATCAAGGCACTAAATTAATTCCATGCGATTTTATTGCTTCTATATTTCCAAATGATCATAATTTAATTAATCATCATATTCAATTACTTTCAAATTTCTTTTCACAAACTCAAGCTCTAGCATTTGGAAAATTTGAATGTTTTGAACAACGAAAATTATGTAAAATTTTGAATAAGTCAGAGAATAAATTTAATATATTTCCTTATAAAATGTTTGACGGTAATAAGCCTAGCAATTCCATTTTGTTAAGTAAAATTAATCCTTATAATTTAGGTTCATTAATTGCTTTGTATGAACATAAAGTATTTACACAAGGTGTAATATTTAATGTTTTTACATTTGATCAATGGGGTGTCGAATTAGGTAAAAATCTTGCCAAAAATATTTTAGAAAGTTTGAATAACAATAAAAAAGAAACAAAATATGATTCGTCTACTAATGGTTTAATTAATTTTTATAAATCTTTGCGTTAA
- the orn gene encoding oligoribonuclease: protein MNIDKKNLIWIDLEMTGLNPNQHKIIEIATLITNINLKIISIGPIIAIKQSNSQLKQMNTWNHKTHKKSGLLNRVKKSLHNEKLAEIQTIFFLKNWVPKNTSPMCGNTISTDRQFLFKYMPTLEKYFHYRQIDVSTIKELAIRWNLKLYENFKKKNNHIAINDLIESVNELKYYRKHFLKL from the coding sequence ATGAACATTGATAAAAAAAATTTAATTTGGATTGATTTAGAAATGACGGGATTAAATCCTAATCAACACAAAATTATTGAAATTGCTACATTAATAACTAATATCAATTTAAAAATTATATCTATTGGACCAATCATAGCTATTAAACAAAGTAATTCTCAATTAAAACAAATGAATACATGGAATCATAAAACTCATAAAAAAAGTGGATTATTGAATCGCGTTAAAAAAAGCTTACATAACGAAAAATTAGCTGAAATTCAAACAATTTTTTTTTTAAAAAACTGGGTTCCTAAAAATACATCTCCAATGTGTGGAAACACTATCAGCACAGACAGACAATTTTTATTTAAGTATATGCCAACTTTAGAAAAATATTTTCACTATAGACAAATAGATGTTAGTACAATAAAAGAATTAGCTATACGATGGAATTTAAAACTATATGAAAATTTTAAAAAAAAAAATAATCACATAGCAATAAATGATTTAATTGAATCAGTTAATGAACTAAAATATTATCGAAAACATTTTTTAAAGTTATAA
- the hflK gene encoding FtsH protease activity modulator HflK gives MVWNQPSNNEPELDPWSNKNRNSENCKNKKNGLFSLTELKKIFSLFKIKTQVFYKSSRSFKYTQNPIVLILLTTIFILIINGFYTIKEAERGVITHFGKFSHLVEPGLNWRPILIDQVIPINIKSVKELATSGIMLTSDENVVRVEMNVQYRISNPFQYLFSVTNPDDSLREATDSALRGVIGHSTMDRVLTEGRTIVRSDTQKEIEKTIRPYNMGITILDVNFQTARPPEEVKSAFDDAIAARENREQYIREAEAYSNEVLPKANGQAQRILDEARAYKSQIISEARGEVVRFLKILPVYRVSKRITITRLYIESMEKIFSNIKKVLVNNNSLLLNLNDLFMKKDVALKQSNNSVVKEKIFLGNSSTNNNKNNSNTIPNLFDKNVTHQNQSRSFRVDFPRQGRE, from the coding sequence ATGGTCTGGAATCAGCCCAGCAATAATGAACCTGAACTAGATCCTTGGAGTAATAAAAATCGAAATTCAGAAAATTGTAAAAATAAAAAAAATGGATTATTTTCTTTAACTGAACTAAAAAAGATTTTTAGTTTATTTAAAATAAAAACACAAGTATTTTATAAAAGTTCAAGATCGTTTAAATATACTCAAAATCCTATAGTATTAATTTTGTTAACTACTATATTTATTTTAATAATTAATGGATTTTATACTATTAAAGAAGCTGAACGCGGTGTAATTACACATTTTGGAAAGTTCAGTCATTTAGTAGAACCTGGATTAAATTGGAGACCAATTTTAATTGATCAAGTAATTCCTATTAACATTAAATCAGTTAAAGAATTAGCAACATCTGGAATTATGTTAACATCTGATGAAAATGTTGTTCGAGTAGAAATGAATGTGCAGTATCGAATTTCTAATCCATTTCAATATTTATTTTCAGTAACTAATCCCGATGATAGTTTAAGGGAAGCTACTGATAGTGCATTGCGTGGTGTTATAGGACATTCTACTATGGATAGGGTTTTAACTGAAGGTAGGACTATAGTTAGAAGTGATACACAGAAAGAAATTGAAAAAACGATACGACCTTATAATATGGGTATAACAATATTAGATGTAAATTTTCAAACTGCTCGTCCTCCTGAAGAAGTAAAATCTGCTTTTGACGATGCAATTGCTGCTAGAGAAAATAGAGAGCAATATATTAGAGAAGCAGAAGCTTATTCCAATGAAGTATTGCCAAAAGCTAATGGCCAAGCACAACGCATTTTAGATGAAGCAAGAGCTTATAAATCCCAGATAATATCGGAGGCAAGAGGAGAAGTAGTTAGATTTTTAAAAATATTACCTGTGTATAGGGTTTCAAAAAGGATTACTATAACTAGATTATATATTGAGTCTATGGAAAAAATATTTAGTAACATTAAAAAAGTATTAGTGAACAATAATTCATTATTGTTAAATTTAAATGATTTATTTATGAAAAAAGATGTTGCTTTAAAACAGTCTAATAATTCTGTTGTTAAAGAAAAGATATTTTTAGGTAATAGTTCTACTAATAACAATAAAAATAATAGTAATACGATTCCAAATCTATTTGATAAAAACGTAACACATCAAAACCAATCACGTTCTTTTAGAGTTGATTTTCCTAGACAAGGGCGAGAATAA
- the hflC gene encoding protease modulator HflC — MNKVFTILCSAMFIVLFLCLFIVQEGQKGIVLRFGKVLRNNQNQPLVYDPGLYMKFPLIDTVKMLDSRIQTMDNQADRFVTKEKKDLIVDSYIKWNISDFSRYYLATGGGDISQAEILLKRKFSDRLRSEMGRLNVKEIVTDSRGRLTTDVRDSLNTGSIDYAFDNTVKKNEYMLLDAKNNKYSKILINTNSMTELGIKVIDVRIKQINLPIEVSDAIYNRMRAEREAVARSQRSKGQEEAEKLKASADYEVTKVLSEARRRALIIRGEGEAEAAKLFSSSFNQEPDFYSFIRSLRAYENSFNSGEDILIINPDNSYFFKYMKKFK, encoded by the coding sequence ATGAATAAAGTTTTTACAATACTGTGCAGTGCAATGTTTATTGTTTTATTTTTGTGTTTATTTATTGTTCAGGAAGGACAAAAAGGTATTGTATTACGTTTTGGAAAAGTTTTGAGAAATAATCAAAATCAACCTTTAGTGTATGATCCTGGTCTATATATGAAGTTTCCTTTGATAGATACGGTAAAGATGTTAGATTCTAGAATTCAAACTATGGATAATCAAGCCGATCGTTTTGTTACAAAGGAAAAGAAAGATTTAATTGTTGATTCTTACATAAAATGGAATATTAGTGATTTTAGTCGATATTATTTAGCAACAGGAGGTGGTGACATTTCTCAGGCAGAAATATTATTAAAACGGAAATTTAGTGATCGATTACGTTCAGAAATGGGAAGGTTGAATGTAAAAGAAATTGTGACTGATTCTAGAGGAAGGTTAACAACTGATGTTCGAGATTCTCTAAATACTGGAAGTATAGATTATGCATTTGACAATACTGTTAAAAAAAATGAATATATGTTATTAGATGCTAAAAATAATAAATATAGCAAGATATTAATTAATACTAATAGTATGACTGAATTAGGAATCAAAGTGATTGACGTGCGAATTAAACAAATTAATTTGCCTATTGAAGTATCGGATGCAATATATAATAGAATGAGAGCAGAACGTGAAGCTGTAGCTCGAAGTCAACGATCAAAAGGTCAAGAAGAAGCAGAAAAATTGAAAGCGTCTGCAGATTACGAAGTTACTAAAGTATTATCAGAAGCACGTCGTAGAGCATTAATTATAAGAGGTGAAGGAGAAGCAGAAGCTGCTAAATTGTTTTCAAGTTCTTTTAATCAAGAACCTGATTTTTATAGTTTTATTCGCAGTTTACGTGCTTATGAAAATAGCTTTAATAGTGGGGAAGATATTTTGATAATTAATCCAGATAATAGCTATTTTTTTAAATATATGAAAAAATTTAAATAA
- the mutL gene encoding DNA mismatch repair endonuclease MutL: MFIRILPKTVSDCIAAGEVIHNPASVVKELMENSIDSGATRIDIDIMNGGLNLINIRDNGCGMCKEDLIISLERHSTSKIHSIQDLEVITTLGFRGEALASISSISHLTLSSCYYLKTDGWSICTSGNNLKKK; encoded by the coding sequence ATGTTTATTCGAATATTACCAAAGACAGTATCGGATTGTATTGCTGCAGGAGAAGTTATTCATAATCCAGCATCTGTTGTAAAAGAATTAATGGAAAATAGCATAGATTCCGGTGCTACGCGTATTGATATTGATATTATGAATGGCGGATTAAATTTAATTAATATTAGAGACAATGGTTGTGGAATGTGTAAAGAAGATTTAATAATATCATTAGAACGCCATTCAACTAGTAAAATTCATTCGATTCAAGATTTAGAAGTTATTACTACTTTAGGATTTCGTGGTGAAGCATTAGCTAGTATTAGTTCAATTTCTCATTTAACATTGTCTTCTTGTTATTATTTGAAAACTGATGGATGGAGTATTTGTACTTCTGGAAACAATCTAAAAAAAAAATAA
- a CDS encoding PTS mannitol transporter subunit IICBA, with protein sequence MSMLIKVKVQNIGRFLSKMIMPNISAFIAWGLISGLFFHSGWIPNKNLETIINPMTIYLFPILIASTGGRLMHGKRGAIVGSIAVMGAIVGTTFPMLLAAMIIGPLGGWIIYWCDKIVKNKVMSSFEMLVNNFSAGIVGILLSIVSFFIIGPAIEQFSNILAYSIHVIIQNNFLPLISIFVEPAKILFLNNAINHGIFSSLGVQEVDKFNRSIFFFIESNPGPGLGVLMALFFLEYINKDVKFSLRNAAIIQFFGGIHEVYFSYVLLNPKLIISLIFGGMTNIFILTLFNGGLMSTASPGSIISILAMTPKGLYIVNISAVVMSFLVSFLISFALLKIFNKNHGNAKVNISNAYPVENLELNNFTENAHNNSFSFTKKIEKIVVACDAGMGSSAIGAGMLKKTLSRFNVNVIVLNSAIDSIPLDSDLIITHKNLTARARVQHPKFQHLSLNNFLDNNFYKKLGKYLMLKNVCNSNIMHNNFIDTGKDVKHINNLFNFTINNIFLNQTAKNKEEAITFIGTQLVNQGYVKQEYIKAMLEREKIMSTWLGESIALPHGTIEAKDSILKTGAIFCQFPKGVHFGDHPEDIAFLVIGIAARNNEHVMVVSNITRILDDHEVIKILSNTNNVYDVLKLLSKK encoded by the coding sequence ATGTCAATGTTAATAAAAGTTAAAGTTCAAAATATTGGTCGATTTTTAAGTAAAATGATTATGCCAAATATTAGTGCTTTTATTGCATGGGGATTAATCAGTGGATTATTTTTTCACTCTGGATGGATTCCAAATAAGAATTTAGAAACAATAATAAATCCAATGACAATTTATCTTTTTCCAATTTTAATTGCTAGTACCGGTGGTCGGTTAATGCATGGAAAGAGGGGAGCAATCGTTGGAAGCATAGCTGTAATGGGAGCTATAGTTGGTACTACTTTTCCAATGTTGTTAGCAGCTATGATAATTGGTCCGTTAGGAGGATGGATTATTTATTGGTGTGATAAAATTGTTAAGAATAAAGTTATGAGTAGTTTTGAAATGTTAGTAAATAATTTTTCAGCAGGTATTGTTGGAATATTGTTATCAATAGTGTCTTTTTTTATTATAGGTCCAGCTATTGAACAATTTTCTAATATTTTAGCATATAGTATACATGTAATTATTCAAAATAATTTTTTACCTCTGATTTCAATTTTTGTTGAACCTGCAAAAATATTATTTTTAAATAATGCTATTAACCATGGTATTTTTTCTTCTCTAGGTGTGCAAGAAGTTGATAAGTTTAATAGATCTATTTTTTTCTTCATTGAATCAAATCCAGGCCCTGGACTTGGAGTACTCATGGCATTATTTTTTTTAGAATACATAAACAAAGATGTTAAATTTTCTTTAAGAAATGCTGCTATTATTCAATTTTTTGGTGGAATACATGAAGTATATTTTTCATATGTTTTACTAAATCCTAAGTTAATTATATCTTTAATTTTTGGTGGAATGACTAATATCTTTATATTAACACTATTTAATGGTGGTTTGATGTCTACTGCTTCTCCAGGTTCTATTATATCAATTTTAGCTATGACTCCAAAAGGATTATATATTGTAAATATATCTGCAGTAGTAATGTCTTTTTTAGTCTCTTTTTTAATTTCATTTGCGTTATTAAAAATTTTTAATAAAAATCACGGAAATGCTAAAGTAAATATATCAAATGCATACCCAGTAGAAAATTTAGAATTAAATAATTTTACAGAAAATGCTCATAATAATTCTTTTAGTTTTACAAAAAAAATAGAAAAGATAGTTGTTGCATGTGATGCGGGTATGGGTTCTAGTGCAATAGGAGCAGGAATGTTAAAAAAGACATTAAGTAGATTTAATGTTAACGTTATAGTTTTAAATTCTGCTATTGATTCTATTCCTCTAGATTCTGATTTAATTATTACTCATAAAAATCTTACTGCAAGAGCAAGAGTTCAACATCCTAAATTTCAACATTTATCATTAAATAATTTTTTAGATAATAACTTTTATAAAAAGTTAGGAAAATATTTAATGTTAAAAAATGTATGTAATAGTAATATTATGCATAATAATTTTATTGATACAGGAAAAGACGTTAAACATATTAATAATTTATTTAATTTTACTATAAATAACATATTTTTAAATCAAACAGCAAAAAATAAAGAAGAAGCTATCACATTTATAGGTACGCAATTAGTCAATCAAGGTTATGTAAAACAAGAATATATTAAAGCGATGTTAGAAAGAGAAAAAATCATGTCTACATGGTTAGGAGAGTCAATAGCTTTACCGCATGGTACTATAGAGGCGAAAGATTCTATCTTAAAAACTGGAGCTATTTTTTGTCAATTTCCAAAAGGTGTACATTTTGGGGATCATCCAGAAGATATTGCATTTTTAGTAATTGGTATTGCTGCGCGTAATAATGAACATGTTATGGTAGTAAGTAACATTACAAGAATTTTAGATGATCATGAAGTTATTAAAATATTATCTAATACTAATAACGTATATGATGTATTAAAATTATTATCAAAAAAATAA
- the miaA gene encoding tRNA (adenosine(37)-N6)-dimethylallyltransferase MiaA has translation MGPTACGKSKLAIKLRKLIPVELISVDSALIYRDMNIGTAKPTKLELLHDPYYLIDIKDPKEQYSVGEFHKDVLQTIKHIISLGKIPLLVGGTMFYFKILLEGLPKLPPSNYEIRSYLCSITKKNNKDFLYNQLRRIDIESSKRIHPNDFQRVLRALEIFYISGKTLTELTKLKQYKCPYKIVQFAIMPKSRNWLINNINTRFKKMLSLGFQNEVECLLNRKDLNINLPAMRCVGYRQMWNYLTKQISYEEMVFKSISATKKLAKNQLTWLKTWNHVNKLKNYDNLDSLSNDIVQFLRIL, from the coding sequence ATGGGTCCTACTGCATGTGGGAAAAGCAAACTTGCGATAAAGTTAAGGAAGTTAATACCTGTTGAATTAATTAGTGTTGATTCAGCATTAATTTATCGAGATATGAATATTGGTACAGCTAAGCCTACTAAATTAGAATTATTGCATGATCCATATTATTTAATTGATATTAAAGATCCTAAAGAACAATATTCAGTCGGAGAATTTCATAAAGATGTTTTACAAACAATAAAACATATTATTTCTTTAGGGAAAATACCCTTATTAGTTGGAGGTACGATGTTTTATTTTAAAATATTATTAGAAGGTTTACCTAAGTTACCTCCTTCAAATTATGAGATTCGTTCGTATTTATGTTCAATAACTAAAAAGAATAATAAAGATTTTTTATATAATCAATTAAGAAGGATTGATATTGAATCTTCAAAAAGGATTCACCCTAATGATTTTCAAAGAGTTTTAAGAGCTTTAGAAATATTTTATATATCTGGAAAAACGTTAACTGAATTAACAAAATTAAAACAGTATAAATGTCCATATAAAATAGTTCAATTTGCTATTATGCCAAAAAGTCGAAATTGGTTAATTAATAATATTAATACTCGTTTTAAAAAAATGTTATCTCTAGGTTTTCAAAATGAAGTGGAATGTTTATTAAATCGAAAAGATTTAAATATAAATTTACCTGCTATGCGTTGTGTAGGATATAGACAAATGTGGAATTATTTGACAAAACAAATAAGTTATGAAGAAATGGTTTTTAAATCAATTAGTGCTACTAAAAAGTTAGCTAAAAATCAATTAACTTGGTTAAAAACTTGGAATCATGTAAATAAATTAAAAAATTATGATAATCTAGATAGTTTAAGCAATGACATTGTTCAATTTCTTAGAATTTTATAG
- a CDS encoding mannitol-1-phosphate 5-dehydrogenase, which produces MKALHFGAGNIGRGFIGETLVRSGFHVIFSDIDEKIVNAINLYHEYDIEIVGHSSYYEKIKEIEAIHIQDPRIISVIAESDIITTSVGVNAIDSLSILIAKGIEYKITSKNNNFVNIMACENHFRCSSRLKKNITNLLSTRYCEYLENNIGFVDTVVDRIIACNNTKKNNILFVRVEHFKELICDASQFKGDIPKIIGMQLSHNLNAYSERKLFTLNTGHAVTAYVGLLHGYTNVYNAILNKNVRDIVYGAMRESGNVLISRYNFDRYEHDLYIKSIISRFENIFVIDDLLRVGRNPIRKLHKNDRLVQPLLGTLEYQYPNVNLVKGIAAALHYNNVHDSEAVQLQYLIKKKGVNYVLLNISELNLESSIITLINKYFYAFKKKLYVKKNS; this is translated from the coding sequence ATGAAAGCGTTGCATTTTGGTGCAGGAAATATAGGTCGTGGATTTATTGGAGAAACATTGGTACGTTCAGGATTTCATGTGATTTTTTCTGATATTGACGAAAAAATTGTTAATGCTATTAATTTATATCATGAGTATGATATTGAGATAGTAGGACATAGCTCTTATTATGAAAAAATTAAAGAAATAGAAGCTATACATATTCAAGATCCTAGAATTATATCTGTAATAGCAGAATCAGATATAATTACAACGTCGGTAGGAGTAAATGCTATTGATTCTTTATCAATTTTAATTGCTAAAGGAATAGAATATAAAATAACAAGTAAAAATAACAATTTTGTTAATATAATGGCTTGTGAAAATCATTTCCGCTGTAGTTCTAGGTTAAAGAAAAATATTACGAATTTGTTATCTACAAGATATTGTGAGTATTTAGAAAATAACATTGGATTTGTAGATACAGTAGTAGATAGAATTATTGCATGTAATAATACAAAAAAAAATAATATACTTTTTGTAAGAGTAGAGCATTTTAAAGAATTAATATGTGATGCTAGCCAATTTAAAGGGGATATCCCTAAGATTATTGGAATGCAATTGAGTCATAATTTAAATGCTTACAGTGAAAGGAAATTATTTACATTAAATACTGGTCATGCGGTGACTGCATATGTAGGTTTATTACATGGATATACTAATGTATATAACGCTATTTTGAATAAGAATGTACGTGATATTGTATATGGAGCAATGCGTGAAAGTGGAAATGTACTAATATCACGATATAATTTTGATAGATATGAACATGATCTTTACATTAAGTCAATTATATCTAGATTTGAAAATATTTTTGTAATAGATGATCTTTTAAGAGTCGGTCGAAATCCTATTAGGAAATTACATAAAAATGATCGTTTAGTACAGCCTCTTTTGGGAACTTTAGAATATCAATATCCAAATGTTAACTTAGTAAAAGGTATTGCAGCTGCATTGCATTATAATAATGTTCATGATAGTGAAGCCGTACAGTTACAGTATTTAATTAAGAAAAAAGGAGTGAATTATGTTTTATTAAATATTAGTGAATTAAATTTAGAATCATCTATTATTACATTAATTAATAAATATTTTTACGCTTTTAAAAAAAAATTATATGTTAAAAAAAATTCATAA